CGAGGAAACTCGACCTTGTAAGACCGCGCGCCGTCGCCGCCTCGTCGATCGCGCTGAGCAATCCGGAATCGAGCGACAGGTTCGCCTTTGCCGGCCGGCCGCTGTCCATCACCAAGGGAACCATCGCCAGCGCGGCGTCTTGCGAAAGCGCGCGCGCCACGTCCTTGTCCTTGCGCAATTGCTCCGCCGAACGCGGCTTCGGGATTTTTTCGCCATCGGCGACGGCGTCCTCCACCCACAGCCGGATGGCCTCGGCGGCATTC
Above is a window of Rhizomicrobium sp. DNA encoding:
- a CDS encoding type II toxin-antitoxin system HicB family antitoxin, translated to MARYVVLIDGKPGAYGIVVPDLPGCTSGASTTDEALKNAAEAIRLWVEDAVADGEKIPKPRSAEQLRKDKDVARALSQDAALAMVPLVMDSGRPAKANLSLDSGLLSAIDEAATARGLTRSSFLASAAREKIEQEG